From a single Gracilimonas sp. genomic region:
- a CDS encoding glycosyltransferase, with translation MQNAAPHISVVIVNYKVKEYISNLLNSLKKAQHEFNLEIFVVDNDSGDDSVSYLKERYPEVNYIANDENVGFGRANNQAIKKAKGEFTLIINPDTLVSEDTLDVLINHMKEHPKCGAAGCKILNPDGTFAPESRRSIPTIWSASCKVFGLNTLFPESKLFGQYYLSWLGEDEATEIPVLSGSFMFWRTDLLKELGGFDERFFMYGEDIDLCYRVQKTDYHIDYVPETSIIHYKGESTKKGDLRYIRIFNKALYQFFDKHYSSRYSLFFRVFIYLAIWLKTGLSFASTNFRKLKPVIADLVLLNLSVAIGFIGRYAIKGTNIMNPEGTKYLWINLLMTLLFLFSGSLLGMFRKNKESISTALKALTITYAGVVIITFFVRNLAYSRLGLIFGFVLGVIFFVTYKLIRANKNHDSNGNRGRIRNARVILVGDASQSADIISKIHTRPDWSYEVIGYVNVEENDEKSLGSLSQLEDLVKAYQVDQVFFALNSISYKQMLKEISNLQKEEVVFKLIPDSMDFILGKSNVEYLEAIPLVEVEFEYSKPINKLLKRLLDLGVSIPLFSMLFLICWPGLLFSKKDLISIDGIKLYRDISNNKWKNRLRLLRYIISGKLSLVGAPISKNSLEQSGTAKKGITGLIQISKNRIQQEEEAESFGLYYLQNYSLWMDIDILIKTIFNGPSPLETLTKEEGLS, from the coding sequence GTGCAAAATGCAGCTCCTCATATCTCGGTGGTCATCGTTAACTATAAGGTTAAAGAGTATATTTCTAATCTGCTAAACTCCTTAAAGAAAGCTCAGCACGAATTTAATCTGGAAATATTCGTAGTTGATAATGATTCCGGGGATGACTCCGTCTCTTATCTCAAGGAGCGTTATCCTGAAGTTAATTATATAGCCAACGATGAAAATGTAGGTTTTGGCAGGGCTAATAATCAGGCTATAAAAAAGGCAAAAGGAGAGTTTACACTGATTATTAATCCAGATACGCTTGTTAGTGAAGACACACTGGATGTGTTGATCAATCATATGAAAGAGCATCCAAAATGTGGAGCTGCAGGTTGTAAGATTTTAAATCCTGACGGAACCTTTGCCCCCGAATCCAGACGGTCAATACCTACCATATGGTCTGCCTCATGCAAAGTTTTTGGGTTGAATACCCTGTTCCCTGAAAGCAAGTTGTTTGGCCAATACTACCTGAGCTGGCTGGGTGAAGATGAAGCAACGGAAATACCGGTATTGTCGGGCTCATTTATGTTCTGGAGAACAGACCTGCTAAAAGAACTGGGTGGCTTTGATGAACGTTTTTTTATGTATGGGGAAGATATTGATCTATGTTATCGGGTTCAGAAAACGGACTATCATATCGATTATGTTCCAGAAACATCGATCATTCATTACAAGGGGGAAAGTACTAAGAAAGGAGACCTGAGATATATACGAATATTCAATAAGGCGCTCTATCAGTTTTTTGATAAACACTATAGTTCCCGGTACAGCCTCTTTTTCCGTGTTTTTATTTATCTGGCTATTTGGTTGAAAACAGGGCTTTCTTTTGCTTCGACGAATTTCAGAAAATTAAAACCCGTTATTGCAGATTTGGTGCTTTTAAATTTATCCGTCGCTATCGGATTTATTGGAAGGTACGCTATAAAAGGCACGAACATCATGAATCCTGAGGGCACAAAATACCTCTGGATTAACCTGCTGATGACACTATTATTTCTCTTTAGCGGAAGTTTGCTGGGGATGTTCAGAAAGAATAAAGAATCTATCTCTACCGCTCTGAAAGCATTGACCATTACCTACGCAGGAGTCGTTATCATTACATTTTTTGTGCGAAATCTTGCTTATTCAAGGTTGGGGCTAATATTTGGGTTTGTTTTAGGAGTGATCTTTTTTGTTACCTATAAATTGATCAGAGCAAACAAGAATCACGATAGTAATGGTAACAGAGGCAGGATAAGAAATGCCCGCGTAATTTTAGTTGGGGATGCCAGCCAGTCAGCAGACATCATTTCAAAAATACATACCCGCCCCGATTGGAGCTATGAAGTGATTGGGTATGTAAATGTTGAAGAGAATGATGAAAAATCATTAGGGAGTTTGTCTCAACTAGAAGATTTGGTTAAAGCCTATCAGGTAGATCAGGTGTTTTTTGCTTTGAATTCGATCAGCTATAAGCAGATGCTGAAAGAGATCTCAAACCTTCAGAAAGAAGAGGTTGTGTTTAAGCTGATTCCCGATTCCATGGATTTTATTTTAGGGAAGTCAAACGTGGAATATCTGGAAGCCATTCCTTTGGTAGAAGTTGAATTCGAATACTCAAAGCCTATCAATAAATTACTTAAACGATTGCTGGACCTTGGCGTTTCTATTCCGTTATTCTCAATGCTCTTTCTGATTTGCTGGCCCGGACTGCTTTTTTCAAAAAAAGACTTAATCTCAATTGATGGAATTAAGTTGTACCGGGATATCAGCAATAATAAATGGAAAAATCGGCTCCGATTATTAAGGTATATAATATCAGGTAAACTGAGTTTGGTTGGTGCGCCCATAAGTAAGAATTCATTAGAACAATCAGGCACGGCTAAAAAAGGAATCACAGGGCTAATTCAAATCAGTAAAAACCGAATACAGCAGGAAGAAGAAGCCGAAAGCTTTGGGCTTTATTATCTGCAAAACTACTCACTATGGATGGATATAGATATCCTGATCAAAACGATATTTAACGGCCCCAGTCCTTTAGAAACCTTGACAAAAGAGGAAGGATTGTCATAA
- a CDS encoding acetyl-CoA carboxylase carboxyltransferase subunit alpha encodes MQYLDFEQPIAELEGKIEELKELSNVSDGVLDKEIESLRKRVDKLRESIFTNLTRWQRVQLARHPDRPYTLDYIYKITQNFVELHGDRYHADDKAIVGGLATIDGQSVMIIGHQKGRDTNSRKYRNFGMANPEGYRKAYRLMKLAEKFDIPIITLLDTPGAYPGLEAEERGQAEAIAKNLKMMAMLKVPFITIVIGEGASGGAIGIGMGNEVYMMENTWYSVISPESCSSILWKTWDYKEQAAAVLKLTAVDLEKLKVIDGVIPEPMGGAHRDYDEAASALKKQILESLKRLKKLKPEKLIEQRIDKYAQMGEWKVVK; translated from the coding sequence ATGCAGTATTTAGATTTTGAACAACCCATTGCTGAACTAGAAGGCAAGATTGAAGAACTCAAAGAATTATCGAATGTTAGTGATGGTGTGTTGGACAAAGAGATTGAAAGCCTTAGAAAACGGGTTGATAAGCTCAGAGAATCTATCTTCACTAATCTCACCCGCTGGCAACGAGTTCAGTTAGCACGCCATCCGGATCGCCCTTACACCCTGGATTATATCTATAAAATCACGCAAAACTTTGTAGAGCTTCACGGCGATCGGTATCATGCTGATGATAAAGCTATTGTAGGTGGACTGGCTACCATTGATGGACAATCGGTAATGATTATTGGTCACCAAAAAGGTCGTGATACCAATAGCCGCAAATACCGGAATTTTGGGATGGCCAATCCGGAAGGATACCGAAAAGCATATCGGTTGATGAAGCTGGCTGAAAAATTTGATATCCCAATTATAACTTTGCTGGATACCCCTGGTGCTTATCCCGGACTGGAAGCAGAAGAGCGAGGCCAAGCAGAAGCAATTGCAAAAAACCTGAAAATGATGGCCATGCTGAAAGTGCCATTTATTACAATTGTGATTGGCGAGGGGGCCAGTGGTGGGGCAATTGGAATTGGAATGGGTAACGAAGTATATATGATGGAGAATACCTGGTACTCTGTTATCTCTCCGGAATCTTGTTCTTCTATTCTCTGGAAAACATGGGATTATAAAGAACAGGCTGCAGCTGTGCTCAAATTGACTGCAGTGGATCTGGAAAAACTAAAAGTGATTGACGGAGTGATTCCTGAACCAATGGGAGGAGCTCATCGCGATTACGATGAAGCTGCCTCAGCACTTAAAAAACAAATCCTGGAAAGCCTGAAACGACTTAAAAAACTCAAACCCGAAAAACTTATTGAGCAGCGCATTGATAAATATGCTCAAATGGGTGAGTGGAAAGTAGTTAAGTAG
- a CDS encoding sugar transferase has product MLKLKRYREVIFTSVLDFLIILASWFVFHSFYPNTMNMLIQDFNLNFISGGVIISFYWLAIFVVMGSYKKLYLVSRLDEFIKVLKASLLGALILYFAININENISISDQRMIIINYWATIFVLLALNRFIVRTIQRHYAQKGKGLHRTVIVGTGHTAKAAYDDLNRNKTLGMQVLGFIQVNGKAPAPETGISKEDVIGNLDQIKEILEERQVQDILVALEPDRRQDLVDVISKVDAPEVSLKLLPDFYQLVSGLSKTNQIFGMPLVEISPEPMPLWEKTIKRALDIVVSLVVLLLTFPFLILIGLAVRLTSPGPAIYRQRRVGRNGKIFTIYKFRTMLDNAEKHSGPTWAKKDDPRVTKLGYWLRKLRIDEVPQFINVLKGDMSLVGPRPERPHFVEQFSTQIPLYTRRLRVRPGITGWAQVKWKYDASLDDVKEKTKFDLFYIENASLRMDAKILINTMITVIKGKGQ; this is encoded by the coding sequence GTGCTGAAGTTAAAAAGATATCGGGAAGTTATTTTTACCAGTGTATTAGACTTTCTAATTATACTGGCAAGTTGGTTTGTATTTCATTCCTTCTATCCAAATACCATGAATATGCTGATTCAGGATTTTAACCTGAATTTCATATCGGGTGGGGTAATTATAAGCTTTTACTGGCTGGCTATTTTCGTGGTGATGGGGTCCTATAAAAAATTATACCTGGTTTCTCGTCTGGATGAATTTATAAAAGTACTGAAAGCAAGTTTGCTGGGAGCGTTGATTTTATATTTCGCAATTAATATCAACGAGAACATTTCTATTAGCGACCAGCGGATGATCATTATCAATTACTGGGCTACAATTTTTGTTCTGTTGGCATTGAACCGGTTTATCGTTAGAACAATTCAGCGGCATTATGCTCAAAAGGGTAAAGGGTTGCACCGTACGGTTATTGTAGGAACCGGACACACGGCAAAAGCAGCTTATGATGACTTGAATCGTAATAAAACACTGGGTATGCAGGTGTTGGGGTTTATACAGGTGAATGGTAAAGCACCTGCTCCTGAAACAGGTATCAGTAAAGAAGATGTGATTGGAAACCTGGATCAGATCAAAGAGATATTAGAAGAACGGCAGGTTCAGGATATTTTAGTGGCCCTTGAGCCTGACCGGCGTCAGGACTTGGTAGATGTGATCTCAAAAGTAGATGCTCCGGAAGTATCACTGAAACTACTTCCAGACTTTTACCAGTTGGTAAGCGGACTTAGCAAGACTAATCAGATTTTTGGAATGCCACTGGTTGAAATTTCACCAGAACCTATGCCGCTTTGGGAAAAAACAATAAAAAGAGCGCTCGATATTGTCGTTTCTCTGGTCGTTTTATTACTCACATTTCCATTTTTGATTCTCATTGGCCTGGCTGTTCGTCTTACATCACCCGGACCGGCAATTTACAGACAGAGAAGAGTGGGCAGAAATGGGAAAATCTTCACTATTTATAAATTCCGAACCATGCTGGATAATGCTGAAAAGCATAGTGGTCCTACGTGGGCAAAGAAGGATGATCCCCGGGTAACTAAGTTGGGGTATTGGCTCAGAAAGCTCAGAATTGATGAAGTACCCCAATTTATCAATGTATTGAAAGGTGATATGAGCTTGGTAGGTCCACGGCCCGAAAGACCTCATTTTGTGGAACAATTCAGTACGCAAATTCCTCTTTATACCCGCAGGTTAAGGGTTCGTCCGGGTATTACAGGCTGGGCTCAGGTCAAATGGAAATATGATGCATCATTAGATGATGTGAAGGAGAAAACTAAATTCGACTTATTCTACATCGAAAATGCATCTCTAAGAATGGACGCGAAAATCCTGATTAATACTATGATCACTGTCATAAAAGGAAAAGGACAATAG
- a CDS encoding thioesterase family protein, with protein sequence MEFPEKPPIIEYTHRLRSRYGETDRMGYAYYGRYLEYFEVARTEMIRSYGLSYREMEDSGVMLPVIHAELEYKMPITYDEEMHIKVMVYDVPTVRLQTFYEVRTSESEKVHVFGEVSLCFMDRESRKPLRAPKSFLKGIKDQLNG encoded by the coding sequence GTGGAATTCCCGGAAAAGCCACCAATTATTGAATACACGCACCGTCTTCGCAGCCGGTATGGAGAGACCGATCGAATGGGGTATGCGTATTATGGCCGTTATCTGGAATATTTCGAAGTAGCCCGAACTGAAATGATCCGCTCTTATGGTCTTTCTTATCGTGAAATGGAAGACTCTGGCGTGATGCTGCCTGTAATTCATGCCGAGCTGGAATATAAAATGCCTATTACCTACGACGAGGAAATGCATATTAAAGTGATGGTATATGATGTGCCCACAGTGCGCCTTCAGACTTTTTATGAAGTCAGAACCTCAGAGTCCGAGAAGGTGCATGTTTTTGGGGAAGTCAGCCTTTGCTTTATGGATCGTGAATCCCGAAAACCACTTCGGGCTCCAAAGTCATTTCTAAAAGGGATAAAAGACCAGCTCAACGGATAA
- a CDS encoding polyprenol monophosphomannose synthase, with protein MASDTLIIVPTYNEAHNITRLIERVMSLENQVDILVIDDGSPDGTADFVKKAQKEYSSRVALIERSGKLGLGTAYVKGFEYALDKGYDYVCEMDADFSHDPYDAERLINEVKSGAADVAVGSRYANGISIINWPLSRLILSYCANIYARTITGLPIFDTTAGFKCIHRKVLESISIERIKSNGYAFQIELHFRAWKAGFKLKEVSIVFREREEGVSKMSKAIVREAIWRVWALKFRSIFGAL; from the coding sequence ATGGCCTCAGATACATTAATCATTGTCCCAACATATAATGAGGCACATAATATCACCAGGTTGATAGAGCGTGTTATGAGTCTTGAGAATCAGGTAGATATTCTTGTGATTGACGACGGTTCCCCTGATGGAACAGCAGATTTTGTTAAGAAAGCACAAAAAGAGTATTCCAGCAGGGTGGCTCTTATCGAGCGTTCTGGGAAGCTCGGGTTGGGAACAGCCTATGTAAAAGGATTCGAATATGCTCTGGATAAAGGTTATGATTATGTTTGTGAAATGGACGCGGACTTCTCTCATGATCCCTACGATGCAGAAAGGCTGATCAATGAGGTGAAATCGGGTGCAGCTGATGTGGCTGTAGGCTCTAGGTATGCAAATGGAATCAGTATTATAAACTGGCCCTTAAGCCGACTGATTTTATCGTACTGCGCTAATATTTATGCCCGCACAATTACAGGTTTACCCATTTTTGATACAACGGCAGGTTTTAAATGTATTCATCGAAAAGTGTTAGAGTCCATTTCCATAGAGCGCATAAAATCGAATGGGTATGCTTTTCAGATTGAACTACACTTTCGTGCCTGGAAAGCCGGTTTCAAGTTAAAAGAAGTATCTATTGTATTCAGAGAACGGGAAGAAGGTGTCTCAAAAATGTCGAAAGCAATTGTCAGAGAAGCTATTTGGCGGGTTTGGGCTCTAAAATTCCGTAGTATTTTCGGGGCACTTTAA
- the tgt gene encoding tRNA guanosine(34) transglycosylase Tgt, whose translation MYTLKQKTSTTKARLGELKTAHGTIQTPIFMPVGTLGTVKGVSQDTLVDQIKAQIILGNTYHLYLRPGCDIIKEAGGLHKFMNWDLPILTDSGGYQIFSLSDNRDLDEEGAHFQSHIDGSRHSFTPENVVETQRILGSDIMMLLDECPPYPSSYEYAKNSMELTHRWAKRGRRAFLETEPLYGHEQAQFGIVQGGTYKDLRIESSKFMADQDFEGIAIGGLSVGEPIEMMYEFTDLNTDYLPEDKARYLMGVGTPANLLEGVARGVDMFDCVMPTRNARNGTIFTRHGRVNIRNAQWKEHHDYLDPDFPSELCNKYTMAYIHHLIRNNEIFGLVLASIHNLTFYLWLMEEVRERIADDTFGEWYPGMVKQLEQRI comes from the coding sequence TTGTACACACTTAAGCAAAAGACATCTACTACAAAAGCCCGGCTTGGAGAACTAAAAACGGCTCACGGTACCATTCAGACTCCCATTTTTATGCCGGTTGGTACGCTGGGAACCGTGAAAGGTGTCTCTCAGGATACATTGGTTGACCAAATTAAAGCGCAGATCATCCTTGGCAACACCTATCACCTCTATTTGCGGCCGGGGTGTGATATCATCAAGGAGGCTGGCGGATTACATAAATTTATGAACTGGGATCTTCCTATTCTCACAGACTCTGGCGGGTACCAGATTTTTTCTCTCTCCGACAACAGAGATCTGGATGAAGAAGGAGCCCATTTTCAAAGTCATATTGATGGATCACGGCATTCTTTTACTCCCGAAAATGTGGTTGAGACACAACGTATTTTAGGCTCTGACATCATGATGCTACTGGATGAATGTCCGCCCTACCCAAGTTCTTACGAATACGCTAAAAACTCTATGGAACTAACTCACCGCTGGGCGAAGCGCGGCAGAAGGGCTTTTCTTGAAACGGAACCACTTTATGGTCATGAACAGGCCCAATTCGGAATTGTTCAGGGAGGAACCTATAAGGATTTGCGGATTGAGTCTTCCAAGTTTATGGCTGACCAGGATTTTGAAGGTATTGCCATTGGCGGACTTAGCGTGGGCGAACCCATCGAAATGATGTACGAATTTACCGATTTAAACACCGACTATCTGCCGGAAGATAAAGCCCGTTACCTGATGGGCGTTGGTACACCCGCTAATTTATTGGAAGGAGTAGCCCGCGGAGTCGATATGTTTGACTGTGTGATGCCTACTCGGAATGCCAGAAACGGTACTATTTTTACCCGTCATGGAAGGGTGAACATCCGGAATGCGCAGTGGAAAGAGCATCATGATTACCTCGATCCTGATTTCCCAAGCGAGTTATGCAATAAATACACCATGGCTTACATCCATCACCTGATTCGAAACAATGAGATTTTTGGATTGGTTCTTGCCTCCATTCACAATCTCACTTTCTATTTATGGCTGATGGAAGAAGTTCGGGAACGAATAGCAGATGACACTTTTGGAGAATGGTATCCCGGAATGGTGAAGCAATTAGAGCAACGGATTTAG
- a CDS encoding DUF4199 domain-containing protein, translating to MDMENEQVQENPSYWNSVIIASLITGIIVTVFSLIGGYMTINSEPSGSLFNSAQIWGTIGCLVGAIGGFIANWHFTNEYDVTYKVGKGALLGLLVGVVSTIIIVALSQLWNVIDPSYQEAILEWNIQNFEAMQMPAEAKEQAIASMENPNSMGNIALFAGTTFVGMAILNVISGLIGAKVFASEE from the coding sequence ATGGATATGGAAAACGAACAGGTACAAGAAAACCCAAGTTATTGGAATTCGGTAATAATTGCATCCTTAATAACCGGCATTATCGTTACGGTCTTTAGTTTGATTGGTGGTTATATGACAATCAATTCAGAACCTTCAGGTTCTTTATTTAATTCGGCCCAAATTTGGGGGACAATCGGGTGTTTAGTTGGCGCCATTGGCGGGTTTATTGCCAATTGGCATTTCACAAATGAATATGATGTAACCTACAAGGTTGGCAAAGGAGCACTTTTAGGTTTATTAGTTGGAGTTGTTTCAACTATTATTATTGTGGCATTGAGTCAACTTTGGAATGTCATTGACCCAAGTTATCAAGAAGCTATCCTGGAATGGAATATCCAAAACTTTGAAGCCATGCAAATGCCAGCAGAGGCAAAAGAACAAGCTATTGCAAGTATGGAAAATCCAAACTCTATGGGTAACATTGCGCTTTTTGCTGGAACAACATTTGTCGGTATGGCAATTTTGAACGTAATTTCAGGACTTATAGGCGCTAAAGTTTTTGCATCAGAAGAGTAA
- a CDS encoding DUF2085 domain-containing protein — protein sequence MFISALGPGLFSSSFHGFNSWQFAIFDVLCHQDPARSFSISGVQMAVCARCFGIYTALLTGWIVMPFYALLRNDSQNTEKNWLIAAILLNLADVSVNYFGLWTNTLISRFVLGSLFGLPIALILANEFFTLNKSE from the coding sequence TTGTTTATATCTGCCCTGGGTCCAGGTTTATTTTCAAGCTCATTCCATGGTTTTAATAGCTGGCAATTTGCCATTTTTGATGTGCTTTGTCATCAGGATCCAGCCCGGTCATTTTCCATTTCAGGAGTTCAGATGGCAGTTTGTGCGCGTTGCTTTGGAATTTATACAGCTCTGTTGACTGGGTGGATTGTTATGCCTTTTTATGCTCTTTTAAGAAATGATTCACAAAACACAGAAAAGAACTGGTTAATTGCTGCTATTCTGTTAAATTTAGCCGATGTTTCGGTAAACTATTTCGGACTATGGACGAATACCCTAATCTCAAGATTTGTGCTTGGCAGTTTATTTGGGTTGCCTATCGCACTTATCTTGGCGAACGAATTTTTCACACTTAACAAATCGGAGTAA
- a CDS encoding type II CAAX endopeptidase family protein, translating to MNQEKETASSHSEYQQIYENNKPAPWVERNGFAHWGMALGWVFVALIAFNIVGGIVGFIGILATAESLDVQTMLGELSNNFDILFLANSSGQILIMALATLMVVKLHAVKGERKEFLRMKLSGNVWQVTILAAILFVVAQPTILFLGWINSFLPVPEAMAQMQETMAEMISNFLKSDNALLLGVFHIGLVPAVCEEIMYRGYVQRAFEKSWGITAAILISGAIFGAYHLQISNFLPLATLGVFLAYVTYISDSLIPAMVAHFVNNGGQVVASSFYPEMLDEKITPDMDIPVFLVIVSIVLTTGLLYYLYTMKPKEQEV from the coding sequence ATGAATCAGGAAAAAGAGACGGCATCTTCACATAGCGAATATCAGCAAATTTATGAGAACAATAAGCCAGCTCCATGGGTAGAACGTAACGGTTTTGCCCATTGGGGGATGGCTTTAGGCTGGGTTTTTGTAGCCCTCATTGCTTTCAACATTGTGGGGGGTATTGTAGGATTTATTGGGATTTTGGCTACGGCTGAAAGCCTGGATGTTCAAACCATGCTGGGTGAGCTTTCCAATAACTTTGATATTCTTTTTCTTGCTAATTCGTCCGGTCAAATTCTGATCATGGCACTCGCTACATTAATGGTAGTTAAACTCCATGCTGTTAAAGGAGAACGAAAAGAATTCCTGAGAATGAAGCTCTCAGGTAATGTTTGGCAGGTAACGATTCTTGCCGCTATTCTTTTTGTTGTTGCGCAACCAACTATTTTGTTTCTGGGCTGGATTAATTCTTTCCTTCCTGTTCCTGAAGCAATGGCCCAAATGCAGGAAACGATGGCTGAAATGATCTCTAACTTCCTGAAATCAGACAATGCCCTGCTTTTAGGTGTTTTTCATATCGGCCTGGTACCAGCGGTCTGTGAAGAAATCATGTATCGGGGTTATGTTCAAAGAGCCTTTGAGAAAAGCTGGGGTATTACTGCTGCTATTTTAATTTCAGGAGCAATTTTTGGAGCCTATCACCTTCAAATTTCAAACTTCTTGCCCCTTGCTACACTGGGTGTTTTTCTGGCCTATGTTACTTACATATCTGATAGTTTAATCCCTGCAATGGTTGCCCATTTTGTAAATAACGGGGGACAGGTAGTAGCGAGCAGTTTTTATCCGGAAATGCTGGATGAAAAAATCACCCCGGATATGGATATTCCTGTATTCTTGGTAATTGTCAGTATCGTTTTAACCACAGGTTTACTTTATTATCTGTACACGATGAAACCAAAAGAGCAGGAAGTATGA